DNA from Coffea arabica cultivar ET-39 chromosome 10c, Coffea Arabica ET-39 HiFi, whole genome shotgun sequence:
AATTGGAGGATGagggttgagattttggttgccaAGGCTGGTGGAATCCTGGTGGACGATTCAGGAATGAGCTTTGTTGCCTGTTCCCATAACTGAGATTGGGATGGTCCCTCCAGCCCGGGTTGTACGTGTTGGAATACGGGTCATACTGCCTGCGGGGCGCGGGCACGCCTCCGGCCATATTTACCTGTTCCGCCCCGGCCTCTTGCAGAATGGGGCACGTATCCGTGCAGTGGTCCATGTTAGTACAAATTCCACATACTTTCGCTCGTTGCGTGTCTCTCATGGCCAATTGCCTAACAGCAGACGTCAACTCTGACAGTTGCTGCTGGATGGATGACGTCTCTGCCTTATTGGCTCTACGGGTAGGATTGCTCTCACGGAAGCCGAACTGCTGAGAGTTCTCTGCCATGGCTTCAATAAGGTCCCATGCTTCCCTCGGTGTCTTGTTCGCCAGGGCTCCTCCGCTCGCAGCGTCAATAATACTTCTGTCAGTTGACTGGAGCCCTTCATAGAAATACTGGATCAACAGttgttcactaatttgatgCTGCGGGCATCTAGTGCACAACTTGTTAAACCTTTTCCAATAATCGTACAATGACTCTCCGGAGTACTGCTTAATGCTGCATATTTCCTTTCTCAAACTTGTAGCCCGGGATGCAGGAAAAAATTTTTccaggaatttttttttcaattgtgcTCACGTGGTAATACTACCTGCAGGTAGGTAGTATAGCCAATCCTTCGCTGCATCCTTGAGAGAGAATGGGAAAGCTCTAAGTCTTATTTGCTCCTCGGTGACCGCAGGAGGTTTTATACTAGAGCAAACTATTTCGAATTCCTTGACATGTTTGTGGGGTTCCTCACCAGACAGGCCATGGAACGAAGGTAGGAGTTGAATCAATCCCGATTTCAGCTCGAAAGAGGTATTCTCAGCTAGAGTTGGGAACGTGATACACAAGGGCTGATGAGTCAGCTCCGGGGTAGCCAGCTCCCTCAATGTCTGGGTGTTGACCATGCTGAATTCGTCTTCTACTGACTCGTTTGCAGAAAATAAGTGCCCTTCTTGTCGTCTCTTGGTCTCTTGCCTTCGCCTACGCGCAGCCTTCTTAACCTCAGGATCGTATACCAAGTTACCTGTGCGAGAAGAAcggggcataaactagcaaaaataccaagaaaaagaaaaataaaataaaaactgaatTCAGAAAGAAGCAAATAATTcaaacgccagtccccggcaacggcgccaaaaattgacaggtgccgaacctgtgcaaaaataataaataaatcctAACTACCACCTAAAACAGTCAGTAatcaattcgagtactggagcagggactctaggtgtgcaatgggttacttgattcactctgttcccgaagagtttgcttaatccgatatacctgaattaattatcTAACTGAATtccctaactagtagacagcggtaagcagggtcgtctcctcagggactggagagatatttgtttcttttcaaatcaagattaaTGGGGGGTTTTGGTATCAAATGCCAACTGaacaaattaaatgcagaaaataattaatttaaagaaattaatggagaaactctagccaagggtatacttcagaaatggttcatgcaactgatcattgatgcaaaaataattccaacatttattaatagagtggttatagttgtcatgcacgcgataaacaaccaacccttccttaatttatcgatagttaaggtacgaccgttagctatttccctaacccaaaaacaatcctaggtacgaccgtagaatttaatttctggtttgcatgAAGCCTTAGAAagacccaatcctaactaacaaacacgctacgagggtttgttcaAGTTAGATCATATATTCCCTTGATATAAACCCAATTACACtagttgctactgagatagagataacgaacaattacggattcaatgacccctatttagcaaaatagcctatatgaataattaattattgcgcactaaccaatcatacacaaggTTACGACAATTAAAATCAGggaacatataaatatcaataaatgaagaaaatacttaaaaattattttgatctcacagtaattgctgAACCAATTCGTCAGTTGCTCTCTTGaccagaattaggggtttagcTCCTCATTAATGGAGAGTAGGCCGCACGTGGAGAATTGGAAAAAATCACCGTGTCTGACCTTTTACTTTTTGGTCAAGCGCAGAGAACAAGAGCaagaaatttggatttcctgCAATTGTCCCCAAAAGCCCAAACGTACAAGGGTCAGATTATTCACTTGGATTGCATTCAGCGAAAGTAAAAACCAAAGCCTTGATGAGTCAACAACGGCGGCTttgttttcttcctttgctCTCACAAAAGAGACATACGAGAGAAAGCTTTCAATTGCTTCTTTTGTCCTTCAATTTCGGTCAACCCAATTCAATTGATAGACTGGAAAAAATAGGAATTGCTCAAGTCAACAGAAGATGAAAAGCAATCCTAGAAAATGTCAACAATGGCGGCTTTTTTTCCTGATGCCGCCCCtctctgttcttttttttccaatacTTCAAAGCAAAACGTAAGAAAGGGGATAATAACCTAAGCCTCCCTACGGAAGTCTAAATACTCCCCTCCGTTTGTGTCCGACATTTTCGGGAAGGGATTTTTTCCCACAATCAAAACAAGACTTcctccaataaaaataaaattaaaataaaatctattacAATTAGATTTCTTCATCTCTCAAGCGGGCCCCACGTACGATGAATCTTCTAAAAGTTGAATTCAAGCACTTTTCAGCATCCATTCTTGCAATTAGCGCCCAAAACAAAATATCAGTAGAAATCACCCAATTAAGGAAAATATTTAGTCAATTAATTGTGCAATAATGCCCAAAATACCCACTAAAATGCATCCTATCAAATTTCTTTATGGCATGCTGGATTAGGACATGTAAATGcaagttatataaaaaaaaatgcaatcttgTGGTCTAATTTCTGGTATTAATGAAAAAAATGGACAAATGTGAGATATGTGCAGAAACTAAAATGACAAAGAAGACTTGTATAACTGTTCAAAGAGAAATTGAACtattaaatttaattcataCAGATTTAGGTGATTAAAAACAAACTATGACTAGAGGAGGCAAAAGATATTATGTTACTTTTATAGATGACTACTCTAGATATACTAAACTTTATTTACTTAAAAATAAAGATGATACTCATAAtacctttttatcttataaGTCTGAGGTAGAAAATCAACTTAATAAGAAGATAAAAACAATTAGGTTTCATAGAGGAGGCGAATATTTAGCCTTGGATAAATTTTGTGAACATGAAGGCATAATACACAAAACAACACCTCCTTATTCACCCGAATCTAATGGAGTagctgaaaggaaaaatagaacacTAAAAGAAATGATGAATTCTATGTTAGTTAGTTCTTATGCTCCTGATAATTTATGGGGAGAAGCTATCTTATCTGCATGCCACTTACAAAATGGGATACCTCACAAGAAAACTGGCAAAACCCCTTATGAGTTATGGAAAAATTATAAACctaatttgaaatatttgaaagtatgGGAGGTGTCTTGCTTAAGTATTGTTGGCTGaacctaagaaaagaaaattaggttCTAAAACTTCTGATTGTATGTTTATTGGATATGCTGAACATAGTGCTGCatatagatttcttgttttaagAAGTGATGTGCTGGATTGTAATACAATTATTGAGACAAAGAATGCTGAAttttttgaacatattttttcactatctagtaaaatttctcatgcacctgttgaaataaataaggaaattattccaattgaggaattaagaaagagcaaaaggccaagaaaagaattttcataTGGAAATGATTTCCAAACTTTTCTTACTGATAATGATCCTTTAACATACTCCAATGCTATTTCTTCTCCTGattgtaaattttggaaagaaacaatTAAATCTGAAATTGATTCTATCTTGACAAATAAAACTTGGATTTTGGTAGATTTACCTCTTGGTGCCAAACCTATTGGTTGCAAAtggatttttaaaagaaaatataactctGTTGGCTCTATAGAAAAGTACAAAGCTTGTTTAGTAGCAAAAGGGTTTCTTAAAAACAAAATATTGACTATTTTGATACATTTGCACTAGTAACTAGAATTGCGTCTATTcgagttttatttgctttagctTCTATCCATAAATTTGttattcatcaaatggatgtcaaaacagcctttttaaatggtgatttagaagaaaaaatttatatgTTTCAACCTGAGGGATGTATTGTATCTGGGcaagaaaataaggtttgtaaactaattaaatctctTTATGGTCTAAAACAAACTCTTAAACAGTGGCttgagaaatttgatcaaatatTATAAAAGATGATTCTCGTCTGTAGAAGTGGATAAATGTGTATATGTCAAAATTATAAATGATCAATATGTGATAATCAGTTTGtatgtggatgacatgcttATATTTGGTACTAGTCTACATATTGTAAATAGTACTAAATATTTTTTGTcttctaattttgatatgaaagatATGGGTGAAGCCAAAATGATATTGGCTGTTAAAATCATAAGGAGAGGTGATGGTATAATGTTGTCACAAGAACATTATACAGAGAGACTTCTtagaaagtttgaaaattatgatGTGACATCTCTTAGTACTCCTTATGACGCTAACActcagttaaaaaaaaataatggtgACCCAATTGCTCAGTCAAAATATGCTCAGATTATTGGGAGTTTGATGCATCTGATGAATTTCACTAGACCAGATATAGCTTATGCTGTATGTAGACTGAGTAGATATACTCACAATCCCAATCGTGAGCATTGGTTTGCATTAGTTAGagtaatgaaatatttgagaggtACCATGAATTTTTGTATCTTGTATGGTGGATTTTTCATTGTATTAGAGGGTTACAGTGATGCTAATTGGATATCTGATTCAAATGATACAAAATCCACTAGTGGTTATGTGTTCACCCTTGGTGGTGGTGCAGTAGCATGGAAGTCAGCCAGATAAACAATCATTGCTCGGTCAACTATGGAATCGGAGTTCATAACTCTGGAGTTGACTGGTTCTGAGGCAGATTGGTTAAGAAATTTCTTAACCAATATTCCTCCTATTAAGGATCTGTTGCCTCCTGTGTCTATACACTGTGACTGTCAAGCGGCTATTGCTATTGCAAAAAATAAATCTTATAATTGTAAAAGTCGACACATGAGATTGAGACATGATGTTGTAAAGCAGCTGCTTAAAGATGGAATTATTTCCATTGATTATGTAAAGTCAGAGTTGAATTTGGCCGATTCTCTGACTAAACCCGTAGGAAGAAAATTGATTCTTCAAACTACAAAAGAAATGGGATTTCGACTAACAAGTTGTCAATAGAGACGGTAACCTAACCTATGTGATTGGTGATCCCATGAAGTTGGTTCATATGGGTAATAACAAGTTAATATTGACAGTAAAGCACTTCAAATTTAAGTCCCTCCAGAGATAAGTGCTTTGAGTAATTGTGAGGACGAGTTAAAACTCTTAATGAATTCATATCCCATTAGGGAGGTGTAGTTAAAGCAATATACACTTGATGAATTCACCTATATGAGAATGGAGTGGGGCCGCTCTTATAAGattcattgatcaaatttttagAGCTCTCATGAAATAACCAGGCAGGCGCACGGCCTAAAAGCGCAAAATCGCGTTAACAGCAAATTATGGGTTGCAATGTAATTGATAAAATCTCTGTCATACATCGAGAGTTATTGGTTCATAGAAATTTATATTTCACCAATAATTCTGTAGATCATGTTTTATCAATCTATGTTtggttcatagtccaaaagacaCCAATCTAATTACATTTCAACCAAATCCAGCAGAGTACTTTtaaaattcttactttattcaaagaattttttgaaataggAAGGCGATTGTTGTAAAATATAtagtatttcaaaaatattctttgtcccacatcgaaAAATGAGAAGTATTGCTTTCTCTGTCCCACATTGAAAAGTGAGAAGAGTTGCAgtctttgtcccacatcggaagTGAGACGGGTTGCACCTCATTCTAAAATCTATAAATAGGATTCATTCCCTCCTCAGAAAATCACCCCAGCAGTTTCAGTTGATATTTTTCTGATAGCTGCTCtatttatctctctctctctttcttttatttctgttAGTTGATACCTTCCTGACAATTTTGTTCTCATCTTCTCCCTCTATATCTGCTGGTTTTAATTTGCTAGTTCTGGTCCTTCTAGTTTGCAATAAGAAGAAAGCTTGTCTTTCTTATTTGCAACAAATAGAAGAAGGCTTGTTTAATCTTGGGGAGACATTTCAATTTCatgaaatagtttcttaggaTAGTGCTACGCACGTCTCAAGCAGATAGTGTTAACATTGTTGTGGCCATTTCGACAACACATCAAACCAGAGGAGTGGGCCAGGGCCCCACGCAGCGACCCCGGGCGAGTCACGGAGATTCAAATTCAGGGTAAGATTTGAATCCAAGACCACAAGAGTCCTTAATAACCCATTTATCGCTGGACCACCCCCGTTAGGGCagttttgggttgttttacGATGCTAATGACAATGGAATGCGAGGACTCAAATTGAATTGAGTTTTGATTTTTTGGATAATTGGTTTCTGATTAGAGAATCCTTTGATatttaccttttctttttttctaataCTGTATATGGATGATGATCTCGGGCGGTAAAGGAAAAGAAGATTTGCCATTGATTTGGAATTTTTTGATAACTTTTCAATTACTATTTGTCAAATATGAGGCTGAAGTTGTAATTTGATTAAAAATTTGAACCCATCAAGCAAATTTAGCTAAATTCGACCATTGGAAGATGACTGCTGGAGAGGCAGTAACGGTCGAGAATGGTGGGTCCGATTGCACTGCTACAACTATTGCTTCTATTTGGGTTCTAATCATTATGGATGGTAGTCTAAAGCTTTAAAATTAGTTAGAAGGAggtgaaaacaaaaataaaaagaaaagaaaaatgaatttcttAAAACTATAAAATGGCATTGAGGTATTTCAAACTTACAACACTTGCGGACAAGTGGTCTTGTCACTGATTCTGTCCAAGATACCTTGATCGAAGTTACTTACAGGGGGTGTTTGTTATATAGCCAAACCTCATGGTTTAGTTGGTATTTTGGTCAAAACTCAAGGGAGATAAATGTAATTAATTCTAACTAACTAATAATAAGTAGGGAGAATTGTAATTTTGATCCCCCAATCTATAGTGTATGTATGGAATTATCCCCAATCTATTTCGAAAATCaattttggtccccaatctATTCAATTTTGCGTTAAAGTGGACAATTGATGGAATCTCTTCAATTTCAATCGGAACTAAGTCACGTGAGATCACGTGCCGGCAGCTAAAAcccctttttcaaaattttaacttCTAAAATacgttttttaatattttcagctttctcttgccttttgtttttttaaacaAAGACTTGAAAGGGGTAATCTCACAATCCAAATTACTCCTCTTGTCGGCTGCCACCTTCAAATCCCTAGAACCCACAGCACGAGTAAGAAGCTCAGCTTGGCCTTCAAGTCCAAGTCTCGTTCTTGCCTCTATTACTAATGGAGATAATCTGCAATCAACGCCAAAGACGAACTCAGTTCAACTCTCCTGCACAAACAACAGGAGCAGCAGCAGTAGCAGCAGTACTACTTCATAATTAAGCAAGCAAGCAGCCGAGAGAGAAGAGCGGAAGATAATAATTGGAAATCAAAGGGATTATACGGACCAAATCATCAATGGGATTATATTGGTAAGTATATTCTTTCCTTATTAGCCATTCTTCACCGTTGAACTGGAATGAGTATTCAATTGAACCACTAGTATATTATTGGTAGGTCATGCTTACGGCTGGAACAAACACTTCATTGGTGACTATAGAATGGGCCTTGTCTCTTTTGCTCAACCATCTCGAGGTGCTAGAGAAAGCTCGAGCTGAATTGGATGCTCAAGTAGGGACCGATCGATTGGTTGACGAACATGGTCTATCCAATCTTTCTTATCTTCATAACATTATTTCAGAAAAACTTTGGTTGTACCCAGCAGCACCAATGCTAGTGCCAAATGAGTCGTCCGATGATTGTAAAATTAGGGGATATAACATTCCGCGAGGCACAATTTTGCTAGTTAATGCATGGGCAATTCACAGGGACCCAAACATTTGGGATGATCCAACAAGCTTCAAGCTAGAGAGATTCGAAGGATTGCAGGTTCAGCAATCAAAGCTGATTCCATTTGGGATGGGAAGGAGATCTTGCCCTGGTTCTGGCCTAGCATAGCGGGTGGTGGGTTTGGCCTTGGGATCTCTAATTCagatttttgattggaaaagaattgGCGAGGAGGAGATTGATCTAGCTGAAGGGATAGGAGTGTCCATGCCAAAAGTCAAGCCACTAGAAAAAACAtgttttagaaattaaaaaattgaaaaatgggttTTAGCTGCTGACACGTGATCTCACGTAATTTAGTTCCGATTGAAATTAAAGAGATTCCGTCAATTGTCCACTTTAGCACAAAATTGAATagattggggaccaaaattGATTCTTGAATTAGATTGGGGATAATTTCGCACATACACTATagattggggaccaaaattACAATTCTCCCTAATAAGTAATAACTTAGGTTTTATTCCATAAATAGGAAACGAAAAAGGACGATATACAGGATAAGTATTGAATGGCTTGAATAACTAAATATCATTCAATCATCAATGTTCCATTGACTGCATAGACGCCTTTTAACAATCATTATTATCGAAAAAGTATCTCCACAATTGCCATTGTAACAAATAATATAATGGCTAATTTCATAAGGATATCGACGAGTGGATGTACAAAGCTCATTTTAGATTATTTTCTGAAATATCTTTTGAACTCTTAAAATATTTGTCATATGCATTTATGGTCTACAGTACAAAGATCAAATCAATAAGCATTCAGACTGCTGAAATGGTTCATAGCTAAAAgcaagcccaaaaaaaaaaagaaaaaagaaaccacATGGCATTTGAGTCTAAAGATTCCAACAGGAATAGTAGGTGCACAAGGTTTGCATTGTATGTTACAAGAGTGCAAAGGTCTAAA
Protein-coding regions in this window:
- the LOC113713926 gene encoding cytochrome P450 81Q32-like, giving the protein MESEFITLELTGSEADWLRNFLTNIPPIKDLLPPVSIHCDCQAAIAIAKNKSYNCKSRHMRLRHDVVKQLLKDGIISIDYVKSELNLADSLTKPVMLTAGTNTSLVTIEWALSLLLNHLEVLEKARAELDAQVGTDRLVDEHGLSNLSYLHNIISEKLWLYPAAPMLVPNESSDDCKIRGYNIPRGTILLVNAWAIHRDPNIWDDPTSFKLERFEGLQVQQSKLIPFGMGRRSCPGSGLA